TGGGCTGGCCTGGGCCTCTCACGTCCTCTGCAGACCAGCGTTGGGGTTCAGCCTCGCTCAGGCCACGTCCAGTTTCCCAGGGGCCCTGGGCCTCCCCACCGTGTCCTGGGGGATTTGCACGTGCCACGGCAAGGCCTGGGTCACAGGGAGGCACCTTCTGAGGGGGCTCCGGGCGTCCCTACCCCGTGCCCACCTGCTGGGAGCCTCCGATGGGGAGGGGCGCACAGACCCTCTGCTTGCGGAGCTGCTCTTAGCAGAGGCCACGGGGCTGGGGGGGCACCGAGGCTGGGGGGCGAGTGCCGGGAGGAAGCCGTAATGACTGTTTGCCTGGGCCCAGGATGAAAGGGCTGCCCACACTCGTGGTGTCATTCGCTGCAGACACCTGGTCGTCTGTCCGCAGGGCCAGGcaggctgggcagggggaggaccCTCAACCAGTCTCCTGTCAGCCACTGTCCCGCCCCAGAGACTCCCAGAGGACTTGGCTCCAGGGGCGAGCTGGGTATGGGGACACCCGTGCCTCTGCTCCCTGGCCCTGCTGTCCCGAGCAGTCCCTGCGGCCCTTCCTAGGCGGGAAGCCGTCCTGGCTGGTGGGCCCCACGGGGCTGGGCATGCCCATGACTGACCACCTGGTCCCTTCACAGGGGACACCCTGCTGGTGTCGACTTACTAGACATCAGGCTTTGGGTCCTGCACCCCCAAGGAGGGGTCAGAGCCACCCCCTGGCCCCTAGAACCCTGTGTCCCCTTTAGGGTGGAAGAGGGCCGTGCTCACGGCTGTCCCTGAGGACGGGGTCCCCAAAATCCCTGGGAAGCAGGAGGTCCCAGGATGGGAAGCTGGGCAGGcgatggggggggtggggcaggagcatttccattttccttcccagaacgaggaccctgggatccgcACCTGCTGTGACTCAGGTGGACTGCAGCCCAGATGGGGTGTCCGATGGGGAAGCCCCGGGTACCCTCAGCATGCTCGGCTTCACGGGGGCAGCGTGTCCGCGtgggccaagggcaggggctGGCCTGCACCAGGGGACCCTCAGGGGCGGACCTGCGGTACCTCCCGCCCGACCTCCAGCTCCAGAGGGAGCTTCTGTGGGCCCCACCTGTCGGCCGCGCGGGGCAGGCGGGCCATGCCCGTCCAGGGGCTTCGGAGCCCCGTGCCGCAGTCGGGCCCCGGCGGACCCCGGCCCCAGTAGGGCTCGGCAGTCGGGGCTTGGCAGGGCAGCCCCCGGCCGGGGCCGCTGTCATTCTGTGAGCCCCGCTAACGGGGAATGTCGGGCCGCACTGtcctcccgtcccctccccggTGACTCCAGAGGCGGGCACTGCGGGGAGGGCGATGCAGACCCTGCCCCGGGACCCCCGTTCCGTCCCCGAGAGCCAGCGGCAGTCGGGCCCCTaggggcgcggggcaggggccgcgggggccgggccTGGCGCTGACGCCTTCTGCCCCGGCAGCTGGTACTTCAGCGGCATCAGCCGCGCCCGCGCACAGCAGCTGCTCCTGTCTCCCGCCAACGCGCCCGGGGCCTTCCTCGTTCGGCCCAGCGAGAGCAGCCACGGGGACTACTCGCTCTCAGGTACGCGGCGGGCCCCTGGGGTCCCCAGCCCCGGCGGCCCCACGGCAGGCCAGGCCCGCTCGCCCCACCCCGCCTGCCTCCATCCACGTGCTGCCTGTGGGGGGGGGCACCCTGGGCCCGCGCGCAGCTGCCCACGCCCCCTCCTTTTCCGCGAGGCTCCAGGCGTCTGCGGGGCGCAGGGAAGGCTGGGCCGCTACCCGGCCGGCGTGGAGGGAGTGGGGCGGCCCGCACACGACCTTCACCTGTGCCCACTGCAGTCCGGGCCCAGGCCGAGGTTCGCCACTACCGCATCTCCACGGCCGCCGACGGCCTCTACCTGCAGAAGGGCCGGCTCTTCCCCAGCCTGGAGGAGCTGCTCGCCTACTACGCGGCCAACTGGAGGCTGATCCGGAACCCGCTGCTGCAGCCCTGTGTGGCCCAGGTGGGCCCGTGCCCCGCACCTCCTGCCCCGGCGCCCGGCTCACGTCAGGGCAGCGAACAAGGCCACAGGCCCAGGCCTGTCCGCGAGCAGGACCGGGAGCAGGAAAGGCCTGGGAGCCCCGGGGGCCCGGCTGCGCCTCCACGCTCCGGCCAGGCCCTGCCTGGGCTGGCTCTGCCCCACGTGCGTGGTGTCGCCATCTCTGGGGACTCCCGGGGCTGCGGCGCAGGAGCCCCGGAGGCCCCACTCCCACACCCGGCTGCGCAGGGGGCGCGAGGGCTGGGGCAAGTCTGGGGAGGGGGTGCGGCCGTGGCCCGGGCGGAAGCCGTAGGAGGGACGCCGGGGGCCCTGCGCTGGAGCAGCTGCGCGCCAGCGGCGCCGGACGAGCCCTCGTGCCCGGGCCGGGCGGCAATCCCGTTCCTCTGGTTTCTAATGACAGGCCTGGCAGGGCGGTAACGAGTGTCCGTGGGTGGGTGTCCACCTCCAGCGGGTGCCACCGAGGGCCAGGTCAGGGCCCAGCGCTCCGGGAGAAACCGTCCCTTGTTTCCAGGAAGCGGCAGGCAGAGGCTCggggtgccccccgccccctcagaAGCTCCCCCGGCAGGACGAGTGGGAGCGGCCTCGCTCAGAGTTTGCCCTGCGGAGGAAGCTGGGAGAAGGCCACTTCGGGGAGGTGTGGGAAGGCCTGTGGCTTGGCTCCACGCCGGTGGCCGTCAAGGTCATTAAATCAGGTGGGTGAGGCCCTCTGCCCCCGCGAGCCCCGGGGCGGCCACAGGCTGCTGCGGCGGGTGCGGCAGCGGTGCCCCCTCCCGCAGCCTACATGAAGGTGGCCGACCTCGCCAAGGAGATCCGGACACTCAAGAGCCTGAGGCACGAGCGTCTCATCCGGCTGCACGCCGTGTGCTCGGCCGGCGAGCCCGTGTACATCGTCACCGAGCTCATGCGCAAGGGCAACCTGCAGGCCTTCCTGGGCGGTGAGTGGCTGCCCCGGCCCACCCGCCAGCAGCCTCGGGGGCCCGGGCGTCCACGCGCAGCCCTGACCGCCGGGCCCCTTCCCGGCACGGCCTTGGGCGGTGCACCAGGTGCGGCCGTCCGAGGCCCAGAGGGGTGGCGGGCTCCGGCCAGTCCTGTGCCCGGTGGGGGCACCGTCAGAGCACGGCGGGCCCAGGCTGAGCTGAGCGCAGCCCCGTGCGGCTCCCTGGGGTCTGGTTGCTCCTGGGGGCGCAGGCCAGGTCGCCAGGGAGCAGCCCCCCGGGGGTCACCGTGCAGCACGGTGCCTGCTATCCCCCCTTAGGGGCGGGGAcccgaggcacagagagaggcacggTGTGCACACCCGGCCCCTGACGGCGGCCTTGCTCGCAGGCCCCGAGGGACGGGCCCTGGGCCTGCCCGTCCTGCTGAGCTTTGCGTGCCAGGTGGCTGAGGGCATGAGCTACCTGGAGGAGCGGCGCATCGTGCACCGGGACCTGGCGGCCAGGAACGTGCTTGTGGGCGACGACCTGGCCTGCAAGGTGGCCGACTTCGGCCTGGCCCGGCTGCTCAAGGTcagtccaggtggggaccaccgACCCCGCCGTGGCTGGGGGGAGGGCGTCGCTCCGCCGCCCGCCCACCGCTCGTGTCCCCTCGCCCAGGAGGACATCTACTCCCCAAGCAGTGGCTGCAAGATCCCCGTCAGGTGGACGGCGCCCGAGGCAGCCAACTATCGCATCTACTCCCCGAAGTCGGACGTCTGGTCCTTCGGGGTCCTGCTCTACGAGGTCTTCACCCACGGCCAGTGTCCCTACGAAGGTGGGCTGCGAgggggtctgagggaggaggcgCCCCTGCCCCGGCGGCCACGGGCGCGGAAGGGCGCCAAGCCTCCGGGGCGGGATCTGGAGAGCCGGGCGGCGTCCACGGCGACCCCGGGGGAGGAGA
This portion of the Vulpes lagopus strain Blue_001 chromosome 18, ASM1834538v1, whole genome shotgun sequence genome encodes:
- the LOC121477718 gene encoding tyrosine-protein kinase Srms-like isoform X1 — encoded protein: MEPFLRKRLTFLSFFWDKIWPVAAPDDGLPGLPERTAGAEPEPRGRPRAQLFRAPSDFSAGGRGAGELSGRRGDRLCALGEDGDYLSGPPSTGLVPLSPLARAAPEPEPEPEPEPLPDRPGSAWMSWPRRDLLSRQMRPRWGAPGSGPAMPACMEVMAGWYFSGISRARAQQLLLSPANAPGAFLVRPSESSHGDYSLSVRAQAEVRHYRISTAADGLYLQKGRLFPSLEELLAYYAANWRLIRNPLLQPCVAQEAAGRGSGCPPPPQKLPRQDEWERPRSEFALRRKLGEGHFGEVWEGLWLGSTPVAVKVIKSAYMKVADLAKEIRTLKSLRHERLIRLHAVCSAGEPVYIVTELMRKGNLQAFLGGPEGRALGLPVLLSFACQVAEGMSYLEERRIVHRDLAARNVLVGDDLACKVADFGLARLLKWLQDPRQVDGARGSQLSHLLPEVGRLVLRGPALRGLHPRPVSLRRAEQPRGPAAGDSRLPAAAARCLPGRGLRAHAGLLEGQPRAAASLRHAAGQAERGPRAPPPCSHVTRGAGHGPPCVACACGHYWLDASGVPAA
- the LOC121477718 gene encoding serine/threonine-protein kinase ste20-like isoform X5, whose amino-acid sequence is MGCPMGKPRLVLQRHQPRPRTAAAPVSRQRARGLPRSAQREQPRGLLALRYAAGPWGPQPRRPHGRPGPLAPPRLPPSTCCLWGGAPWARAQLPTPPPFPRGSRRLRGAGKAGPLPGRRGGSGAARTRPSPVPTAVRAQAEVRHYRISTAADGLYLQKGRLFPSLEELLAYYAANWRLIRNPLLQPCVAQEAAGRGSGCPPPPQKLPRQDEWERPRSEFALRRKLGEGHFGEVWEGLWLGSTPVAVKVIKSAYMKVADLAKEIRTLKSLRHERLIRLHAVCSAGEPVYIVTELMRKGNLQAFLGGPEGRALGLPVLLSFACQVAEGMSYLEERRIVHRDLAARNVLVGDDLACKVADFGLARLLKWLQDPRQVDGARGSQLSHLLPEVGRLVLRGPALRGLHPRPVSLRRAEQPRGPAAGDSRLPAAAARCLPGRGLRAHAGLLEGQPRAAASLRHAAGQAERGPRAPPPCSHVTRGAGHGPPCVACACGHYWLDASGVPAA
- the LOC121477718 gene encoding tyrosine-protein kinase Srms-like isoform X7, yielding MEPFLRKRLTFLSFFWDKIWPVAAPDDGLPGLPERTAGAEPEPRGRPRAQLFRAPSDFSAGGRGAGELSGRRGDRLCALGEDGDYLSGPPSTGLVPLSPLARAAPEPEPEPEPEPLPDRPWYFSGISRARAQQLLLSPANAPGAFLVRPSESSHGDYSLSVRAQAEVRHYRISTAADGLYLQKGRLFPSLEELLAYYAANWRLIRNPLLQPCVAQKLPRQDEWERPRSEFALRRKLGEGHFGEVWEGLWLGSTPVAVKVIKSAYMKVADLAKEIRTLKSLRHERLIRLHAVCSAGEPVYIVTELMRKGNLQAFLGGPEGRALGLPVLLSFACQVAEGMSYLEERRIVHRDLAARNVLVGDDLACKVADFGLARLLKEDIYSPSSGCKIPVRWTAPEAANYRIYSPKSDVWSFGVLLYEVFTHGQCPYEGLSNHEALQQVTRGYRLPRPAACPAEVYALMLDCWKGSPAQRPAFATLQDRLSAAHGRLRPAHT
- the LOC121477718 gene encoding tyrosine-protein kinase Srms-like isoform X4, whose translation is MEPFLRKRLTFLSFFWDKIWPVAAPDDGLPGLPERTAGAEPEPRGRPRAQLFRAPSDFSAGGRGAGELSGRRGDRLCALGEDGDYLSGPPSTGLVPLSPLARAAPEPEPEPEPEPLPDRPWYFSGISRARAQQLLLSPANAPGAFLVRPSESSHGDYSLSVRAQAEVRHYRISTAADGLYLQKGRLFPSLEELLAYYAANWRLIRNPLLQPCVAQEAAGRGSGCPPPPQKLPRQDEWERPRSEFALRRKLGEGHFGEVWEGLWLGSTPVAVKVIKSAYMKVADLAKEIRTLKSLRHERLIRLHAVCSAGEPVYIVTELMRKGNLQAFLGGPEGRALGLPVLLSFACQVAEGMSYLEERRIVHRDLAARNVLVGDDLACKVADFGLARLLKWLQDPRQVDGARGSQLSHLLPEVGRLVLRGPALRGLHPRPVSLRRAEQPRGPAAGDSRLPAAAARCLPGRGLRAHAGLLEGQPRAAASLRHAAGQAERGPRAPPPCSHVTRGAGHGPPCVACACGHYWLDASGVPAA
- the LOC121477718 gene encoding tyrosine-protein kinase BTK-like isoform X2, giving the protein MKGLPTLVVSFAADTWSSVRRARQAGQGEDPQPVSCQPLSRPRDSQRTWLQGRAGTRTLGSAPAVTQLVLQRHQPRPRTAAAPVSRQRARGLPRSAQREQPRGLLALRYAAGPWGPQPRRPHGRPGPLAPPRLPPSTCCLWGGAPWARAQLPTPPPFPRGSRRLRGAGKAGPLPGRRGGSGAARTRPSPVPTAVRAQAEVRHYRISTAADGLYLQKGRLFPSLEELLAYYAANWRLIRNPLLQPCVAQEAAGRGSGCPPPPQKLPRQDEWERPRSEFALRRKLGEGHFGEVWEGLWLGSTPVAVKVIKSAYMKVADLAKEIRTLKSLRHERLIRLHAVCSAGEPVYIVTELMRKGNLQAFLGGPEGRALGLPVLLSFACQVAEGMSYLEERRIVHRDLAARNVLVGDDLACKVADFGLARLLKWLQDPRQVDGARGSQLSHLLPEVGRLVLRGPALRGLHPRPVSLRRAEQPRGPAAGDSRLPAAAARCLPGRGLRAHAGLLEGQPRAAASLRHAAGQAERGPRAPPPCSHVTRGAGHGPPCVACACGHYWLDASGVPAA
- the LOC121477718 gene encoding tyrosine-protein kinase Srms-like isoform X6, with product MGGVGQEHFHFPSQNEDPGIRTCCDSGGLQPRWGVRWGSPGWYFSGISRARAQQLLLSPANAPGAFLVRPSESSHGDYSLSVRAQAEVRHYRISTAADGLYLQKGRLFPSLEELLAYYAANWRLIRNPLLQPCVAQEAAGRGSGCPPPPQKLPRQDEWERPRSEFALRRKLGEGHFGEVWEGLWLGSTPVAVKVIKSAYMKVADLAKEIRTLKSLRHERLIRLHAVCSAGEPVYIVTELMRKGNLQAFLGGPEGRALGLPVLLSFACQVAEGMSYLEERRIVHRDLAARNVLVGDDLACKVADFGLARLLKWLQDPRQVDGARGSQLSHLLPEVGRLVLRGPALRGLHPRPVSLRRAEQPRGPAAGDSRLPAAAARCLPGRGLRAHAGLLEGQPRAAASLRHAAGQAERGPRAPPPCSHVTRGAGHGPPCVACACGHYWLDASGVPAA
- the LOC121477718 gene encoding tyrosine-protein kinase Srms-like isoform X3 encodes the protein MEPFLRKRLTFLSFFWDKIWPVAAPDDGLPGLPERTAGAEPEPRGRPRAQLFRAPSDFSAGGRGAGELSGRRGDRLCALGEDGDYLSGPPSTGLVPLSPLARAAPEPEPEPEPEPLPDRPGSAWMSWPRRDLLSRQMRPRWGAPGSGPAMPACMEVMAGWYFSGISRARAQQLLLSPANAPGAFLVRPSESSHGDYSLSVRAQAEVRHYRISTAADGLYLQKGRLFPSLEELLAYYAANWRLIRNPLLQPCVAQEAAGRGSGCPPPPQKLPRQDEWERPRSEFALRRKLGEGHFGEVWEGLWLGSTPVAVKVIKSAYMKVADLAKEIRTLKSLRHERLIRLHAVCSAGEPVYIVTELMRKGNLQAFLGGPEGRALGLPVLLSFACQVAEGMSYLEERRIVHRDLAARNVLVGDDLACKVADFGLARLLKEDIYSPSSGCKIPVRWTAPEAANYRIYSPKSDVWSFGVLLYEVFTHGQCPYEGLSNHEALQQVTRGYRLPRPAACPAEVYALMLDCWKGSPAQRPAFATLQDRLSAAHGRLRPAHT